The Pelmatolapia mariae isolate MD_Pm_ZW linkage group LG2, Pm_UMD_F_2, whole genome shotgun sequence sequence CTTTCCTTTCCTGGTCTCTGCTAGAAACAGACTGTACCAGTAGGCATCGTTGGAGACCAGAGTGGAGTCTGCGATGGTGGAGTTCCTCTCACTGATCACGCTGTTCCTGGAGGGAGGAGCTGCTTTGCTGGGCTTGGGTTTCTGACACTTGATCACGATGGTGACCAATATGGTGATGAGCAGCAGAAACGACACCGAGCCCAGACCGATGACCAAATACAGGTTGATGTCTGAGAAGATGTCATATTCCAGAGGCTCCTCAGTCATGTCAGAGTAGGCTTTAACAGCAGTCTCCATTGTGGTCAGTTTGATGGTGACTGTAGCAGAGAGAGCAGGATCTCCGTTGTCCttggcaacaacaacaagccTCTGGTGGCGTGGATCTCTGTAACTGAACATCCTCATAGTCCGGATCTCTCCATTGTATTGGTCCAGACTGAACAAGGTGGCGTCAATCACCTGTAGAAACTGGTAGGTGATCCGAGAGTTGTGCACAGAGTCATTGTCTAAGGCTATCACCTTGGCAACCAGGGATCCTTTATCAGTGGATCTGGGGATCTTTTCCTCCACCACAGAGCCCTGTGCACGCCACGGAGACACAATAACTGGAGCATTGTCGTTCTGGTCCACAATAATGATGTGAACAGTCACATTActgctgagaggaggagagccagAGTCTCTGGCCTCGATGTGGAACAGAAACTCCTTCTCAATCTCATAATCAAAGGTTTTGAGTGCATAAAGATTACCGTTCTCTGGATTGATGGAGAACAGCATGGACATGGAGGTGTTGGATATCTCCTTCTCTATTATGAAATATACTAGATACTGGTTTTCATGGAGGTCGGGGTCAAAGGCAGTGAGTGAGCTGAGCAAGGCCCCAGGTGCGTTATTCTCCATGACACGTATAGTATAAAATGACTGTGGGAACTGTGGGACATTATCATTAACATCCAGCAGCTCTAAAGTCATAGTTTCATTGTCAGTTAAAGGAGGAGAGCCTCTGTCTGTCACAGTGAAAGTGATGTCATATTCAGGCACCTTCTCACGGTCTAAAGGCTCCGACACTACTAATTCATAATAGTTATCAGAGGACTCCCTCAGTTTGAAAGGCATATTATCTGGAATATGAAGATCAACTATTCCATTATCACCTGAATCTTTATCACTGACACTAACTACAGCTATCACTGTGTCTAACTCGATGTTTTCAGTTACTGGACTCTGAAATGATTTAATTGATATTTCTGGGTGATTATCATTCATGTCTTCAATTAGAATCTTTATGGTGCATTGTCCTGTTAAGCTGCTGGCTCCTTTATCAGTAGCTATAACTTCCATATCATAAATCCTGAAATCTTCATAGTTCAGCATTCCCTTAACTGTAATTTCACCAGTGGCAGGATTCAGATTAAATGTCTCCTGTGTTTTTTCTGACGTATATAAACTGTATGAATATGTTATATCAGAATTTGATCCTTCATCTAAGTCTTTTGCATTTAAATGCACAACAAGACTTCCAATCGGAGAGTTTTCCATTAAATTTACACTCAGATTTTCTTTATCAAACGCAGGTGGATTGTCATTATTGTCCAGAATATGAACAATAACACTGGCAGTGCCAGAACGAGCGGGTGTTCCTCCATCTACAGCTGTGAGCATCAAGTTATGAACAGGCTGCTGCTCTCGGTCTAATGTCCTTGTTAGAATTAATTCTGCAAACTTCGATCCATCTCTTCCGGTCTGAACTTCTATATTAAAATATTCACTTTCACTCAGATAGTATGTTTTCACTGAATTGGATCCAACATCAGCATCGACTGCATTACTCAGAGAAAATCTCTCTCCTCTTGCTGTAACTTCGGATATATCCAGATGTATGGCGTCTCTTCGAAATTGTGGGGCGTTGTCGTTCATGTCAAGAATTTCTATTTCTATATTAAATATTCGTAACGGGCTTTCTAGTATTACCTCTAGTTTTAGATAGCAAGAGGACTTGGTATTGCACATGTATTCCCTGTCGATCTTTTCAACAACATACAGCTCACCAGTCTCTTTGTTCACATCCAGATATTTCTTGTTCGCGATGATATCAAGACGCATCTTCCTCTGATTCAGTGTTTTAAGATCCAGGGTCAGATCGGTGGCTAGATTAGCCACGACGGATCCTTCTTTCAATTCTTCTGGTATTGAATAATGAGTCACGGAGGCCGACAGTGGATTAGCGAtcgaaaacagaaaaagactgaGCAGCACGTACCTTTTCAATGACTCCATTGTTACAAAAGGACCCCTGGTTTTCTATCGAATCATATTACTTCACTCGGAATATTTGACGTTTCTAGCAATACTAATTTGCGCTGAAACCTCTTCTACCCTAAACACGTTCAAACATAATTTTATCGCACCGTTTTTGCTGCGGTAAAGTTTGCGAGTGCGTTTTCGCACTTTCAGCGCCACGGAGCTGTTTGGTCTTTTTCCGATTCGCTCAGACGTAGTTAGCATTGTGACTACGTTGATGGGCTGGGCTTTTATGGACGGAACAGCGCCACCGAAAATATCACACCACATTTTACCTATGTTAAAGGAAGcggaaaaagtaaaaaaaaaaaatatatatatatatatatgtatatatatacatatattgaaTTATTCATTTTAGATTTCGTGAGATTAGTTTTGATAATAAAGcaattttattttgcatttttaccaacgtcaattatatttatttacctGAAAAAGTCTAGCATGTAAAACGAGAATCCGCTGTTTTGTACAtgttacaaatacaaataataagGTTTATAAAGCACAGAAGTTACTGCAAAGGCGGACACTGGATTCCTACCTGCAGAGTAGAGGCTGCTGAGTCACTAGTGTCTGTCAGTCCTGTCCCTCTCGGTATGCTGGACACAATGTACCTGGAGCCTTTTGGCAGAGGCTGTCTAACCACCAGCTTTCCTTTCCTAGTCTCTGCCAGAAACAGACTGTACCAGTAGGCATCGTTGGAGACCAGAGTGGAGTCTGCGATGGTGGAGTTCCTCTCACTGATCACGCTGTTCCTGGAGGGAGGAGCTGCTTTGCTGGGCTTGGGTTTCTGACACTTGATCACGATGGTGACCAATATGGTGATGAGCAGCAGAAACGACACCGAGCCCAGACCGATGACCAAATACAGGTTGATGTCTGAGAAGATGTCATATTCCAGAGGCTCCTCAGTCATGTCAGAGTAGGCTTTAACAGCAGTCTCCATTGTGGTCAGTTTGATGGTGACTGTAGCAGAGAGAGCAGGCTCTCCGTTGTCCTTGGCTACAACAACCAGTCTCTGGTGGCGTGGATCTCTGTAACTGAACATCCTCATAGTCCGGATCTCTCCATTGTATTGGTCCAGACTGAACAAGGTGGCGTCAGTCACCTGTAGAAACTGGTAGGTGATCCGAGAGTTGTGCACAGAGTCAGTGTCTAAGGCTATCACCTTGGCAACCAGGGATCCTTTATCAGTGGATCTGGGGATCTTTTCCTCCACCACAGAGCCGTGTGCACGCCACGGAGACACAATGACTGGAGCATTGTCGTTCTGGTCCACAATAATGATGTGAACAGTCACGTTActgctgagaggaggagagccagAGTCTCTGGCCTCGATGTGGAACAGAAACTCCTTCTCAATCTCATAATCAAAGGTTTTGAGTGCATAAAGATTACCGTTCTCTGGATTGATGGAGAACAGCATGGACATGGAAGTGTTGGATATCTCCTTCTCTATTATGAAATATACTAGATACTGGTTTTCATGGAGGTCGGGGTCAAAGGCAGTGAGTGAGCTGAGCAAGGCCCCAGGTGCGTTATTCTCCATGACACGTATAGTATAAAATGACTGGGGGAACTGTGGAACATTATCATTAACATCCAGCAGCTCTAAAGTCATAGTTTCATTGTCAGATAAAGGAGGAGAGCCTCTGTCTGTCACAGTGAAAGTGATGTCATATTCCGGCACCTTCTCACGGTCTAATGTCTGTGACACTACTAATTCATAATAGTTATCAGAGGACTCCCTCAGTTTGAAAGGCATATTATCTGGAATATGAAGATCAACTATTCCATTATCACCTGAATCTTTATCACTGACACTAACTACAGCTATCACTGTGTCTATCTCGATGTTTTCAGTCACTGGACTCTGAAATGATTTAATTGATATTTCTGGGTGATTATCATTCATGTCTTCTACTAGAATCTTTATGGTGCATTGTCCTGTTAAACTGCTGGCTCCTTTATCAGCAGCTATAACTTCCATATCATAAATCCTGAAATCTTCATAGTTCAGTATTCCCTTAACTGTAATTTCACCAGTGGCAGGATTCAGATTAAATGTGTCCTGTGTTTTTTCTGACGTATATAAACTGTATGAATATGTTATATCAGAATTTAATCCTTCATCTAAGTCTGTTGCATTAAGATCAACAACAAGACTTCCAGTCGGAGAGTTTTCCATTATTTTAACActaagattttctttttcaaacgCGGGTGCGTTATCATTTGTATCTAAAACTCGTACAATAACACTGGCAGTGCCAGAGCGAGCAGGTGTTCCTCCATCTACAGCTGTGAGTATCAAGTTATGAACAGCCTGCTGCTCTCGATCTAATGTCTGTTTTAATATCAAATCCGCAAACTTTGATCCATCTCTTCCGGTCTGAACTTCAATTGTAAATTGTTCACTTTCACTTAAATGGTACGTTTTCACTGAATTAATGCCCACATCAGGATCAACGGCATTGCTCAAAGAGAATCTTTCTCCTGTAGGCGTTGATTCAGATATGTCTAAATGTATAGTCTCTCGTCGAAATTGCGGGGCGTTGTCGTTCATGTCAAGAATTTCTACTTCCATGTTAAATATTCGTACTGGACTTTCTAGTATTACCTCTAATCTTAGATAGCAAGACGTTGAGGACTTGGTATTGCAAATATGTTCCCTGTCGATCTTTTCAACAACATACAGCTCACCAGTCTCTTTGTTCACATCTAGATATTTCTTGTTTGCGATGATATCAAGACGCATCTTCCTCTGATTCAGTGTTTTAACATCCAGGCTGAGATCGGTGGCGAGATTAGCCACGACGGATCCTTCTTTCAATTCTTCTGGTATTGAATAATGAGTCGCTGAGGCTGATGTGTATcgaacaaaagagaaaataacaacAAGCAGCACATACCTCTTATGGAACCCCATTGTTCTGGAAACCCGTCTTTTAAGTGAGTTAATTGCTCTTCGAATGATCAAGTATATGATTCCAGCAATATTCAATTTTGATAGTCTGTCTTTCATCACAGGCAAACAGGCATTTCAATATCAACCTTTTCCTTGTCAAAAAAATGCCAGCGCCCCACGGAGGGGACCTTCAGCACTACGGagctgtccgcttgtttatcTCTTTTCTCAGACCACCACGGTGTTCCTACATGACGTCTGTGTGTTGGCTTTTTAGTTATAGAATAGCGCCACCCCTTTGATTTTACAAGGTCTTCCTAACTACGTTGAACATGATATGCCAAAAAATTATTTTCGATTCATACTTTTTTCATGTATGTATGCAGTGCGGACCGTAAACAACCAGGCCTtgctatatatatatcacaACTAATGAGGCGGGATCACTTGGGTTAAATTCGTTTATTCCCTTTCAGTGGGCTTAAATTTAGTAATTTTGAAAATTACATTCATAGTTAATACAAAGTTTATGCGTGCAAATTATTACATCCAATCGCttcaaaaatgtaacagtggAAACGACATGTCACTGAAAATGTGCAGATTATTTACAAATATAATTCACTTCAGATTATTTACTTTTCCACTTATTCTTCTGTGTTCTATGGTTTTCTAATTATTCATGTTGGTGACCCTTTAGATAAAGCAGTGAGTcactcctgtttttgttttgttttcttgtttgtcttttttttcttaccacTAATCAATACcaagtataaaaataaatatatattttttagaaaAGTGTTATTCATATCTATTGAagaaacatgaataaaaaaaacgtATTTATTGCAGTTATTAATTCCTTCGTTGTATAGTAGGTTGTGCATGCGACACTGGTGCCTCCTGGACGGTTTTGAAAGTTTATGTGAATTCACTGAAACTAAGTTATGCATGAACACGaattaatacaataataataataataataataataataataataataataataataattcatttaGAAAAATTAGTAGAATAGTTAAAATATTAGGGTTGCAATGCATCTGAAAATACTACCTCATGATAATTTCTGAGATTTTCCTATAATTCACTAgaatgttttaataaatgaagtcaagggttaaaagaaaaaatgtaataaaaattaatatttatatgttattgtgtaaataaaGTACCATATCTGTGCATTAACTTCCTACCTGCAGAGTAGAAGCTGCTGAGTCACTAGTGTCTGTCAGCCCTGTCCCTCTCGGTATGCTGGACACAATGTACCTGGAGCCTTTTGGCAGAGGCTGTCTAACCACCAACTTTCCTTTCCTGGTCTCTGCTAGAAACAGACTGTACCAGTAGGCATCGTTGGAGACCAGAGTGGAGTCTGCGATGGTGGAGTTCCTCTCACTGATCACACTGTTCCTGGAGGGAGGAGCTGCTTTGCTGGGCTTGGGTTTCTGACACTTGATCACGATGGTGACCAATATGGTGATGAGCAGCAGAAACGACACCGAGCCCAGACCGATGACCAAATACAGGTTGATGTCTGAGAAGATGTCATATTCCAAAGGCTCCTCAGTCATGTCAGAGTAGGCTTTAACAGCCGTCTCCATTGTGGTCAGTTTGATGGTGACCGTAGCAGAGAGAGCAGGCTCTCCGTTGTCCTTGGCTACAACAACCAGTCTCTGGTGGCGTGGATCTCTGTAACTGAACATCCTCATAGTCCGGATCTCTCCATTGTATTGGTCCAGACTGAACAAGGTGGCGTCAGTCACTTGTAGAAACTGGTAGGTGATCCGAGAGTTGTGCACAGAGTCATTGTCTAAGGCTATCACCTTGGCAACCAGGGATCCTTTATCAGTGGATCTGGGGATCTTTTCCTCCACCACAGAGCCGTGTGCACGCCACGGAGACACAATGACTGGAGCATTGTCGTTCTGGTCCACAATAATGATGTGGACGGTCACATTActgctgagaggaggagagccagAGTCTCTGGCCTCGATGTGGAACAGAAACTCCTTCTCAATCTCATAATCAAAGGTTTTGAGTGCGTAAAGATTACCGTTCTCTGGATTGATGGAGAACAGCATGGACATGGAAGTGTTGGATATCTCCCTCTCTATTATGAAATATACTAGATACTGGTTTTCATGGAGGTCGGGGTCAAAGGCAGTGAGTGAGCTGAGCAAGGCCCCAGGTGCGTTATTCTCCATGACACGTATAGTATAAAATGACTGGGGGAACTGTGGGACATTATCATTAACATCCAGCAGCTCTAAAGTCATAGTTTCATTGTCAGATAAAGGAGGAGAGCCTCTGTCTGTCACAGTGAAAGTGATGTCATATTCTGGCACCTTCTCACGGTCTAATGTCTGTGACACTACTAATTCATAATAGTTATCAGAGGACTCTCTCAGTTTGAAAGGCATATTATCTGGAATATGAAGATCAACTATTCCATTATCACCTGAATCTTTATCACTGACACTAACTACAGCTATCACTGTGTCTAACTCGATGTTTTCAGTTACTGGACTCTGAAATGATTTAATTGATATTTCTGGGTGGTTATCATTCATATCTTCTACTAGAATCTTTATGGTGCATTGTCCTGTTAAACTGCTGGCTCCTTTATCAGCAGCTATAACTTCCATATCATAAATCCTGAAATCTTCATAGTTCAGCATTCCCTTAACTGTAATTTCACCAGTGGCAGGATTCAGATTAAATGTGTCCTGTGTTTTTTCTGACGTATATAAACTGTACGAATATGTTATATCAGAATTTAATCCTTCATCTAAATCTGTTGCATTAAGATCAACAACAAGACTTCCAATCGGAGAATTTTCCATTACCTTTACATTCAGATTGTCTTTATCAAAGGCAGGTGCGTTATCATTTGTATCTAAAACTCGTACAATAACACTGGCAGTGCCAGAACGAGCAGGTGTTCCTCCATCTACAGCTGTGAGTATCAAGTTATGAACAGCCTGCTTCTCTCGATCTAATGTCTGTTTCAAGATCAAATCTGCAAACTTCGATCCATCTCTTCCGGTCTGAACTTCAATTGTAAATTGTTCACTTTCACTTAAATGGTACGTTTTCACTGAATTACTGCCCACATCGGGATCAACGGCATTGCTCAAAGAGAATCTTTCTCCTGTAGGCGTTGATTCAGATATGTCCAAGTGTATGGCGTCTCTTCGGAATTGTGGGGCGTTGTCGTTTATATCCAAAATTTCCAGTTCAATATTAAATATTCTCAAAGGATTTTCTAGTATTACTTccatttttaagtaacacaCCGTCAGCGTTTTTGTACAAAGATATTCCCTGTCAATCTTCTCAACAACATACAGCTCACCAGTCTCTTTGTTCACATCCAGATATTTTTTGTTGGCGATAAGGTCAAGCCGCATCTTCCTCTTACCGAGTGATTTAACGTCTAGGCTGAGATCAGTAGCAAGGTTAGCAACAACTGACCCTTCCTTCATTTCTTCGGGTATGGAGTAATGAGTCACTGAGGCCCATACGCTATGAAAAGAACTAAAAATAACGGCGAGCAGAACATACCTCTTAAATGACCTCATTGTTGCGTGGGACTCGTTTTTCTCGTTATTTAAGGGTTCACTGCATCTCAAGAGATATACTGTACGTGTATAGCAGTTTTCAGCATTTCTCTTCCCTCCTTGGTTAAAAAATATGCAGCCGATTCACTCCCAGCTATATCCCAGAGCAAGACGCGTTTAACGGGGGTGTTTCGGCACCTGGAAACTGTCGCTTCTCTTACGATACAAAATAATGGCGACGACACACAGTCATGACGTTTTGGTCTGAGCTGTTCCTGACCAAACAGCGCCACCTTTTGGATTTTATAATGTTTTGAAATGCTTGGCATGAAGATaagtttgaaatattttaatttatttcttgTATTGTCAGGTGTGACTGATTGACTCCATTTGCTTTTTAAGATAATGAAAAAGTTTGTTCATGACCTCACTTATTTTTGTTAATTACCCCCCacaaattaaagaaacaatgAATGAGAAACCATCAATGTCAGtaattggggggaaaaaaagaagaaaaacatatctGTTTACTATATTCTTACCTGCAGAGTAGAAGCTGCTGAGTCACTAGTGTCTGTCAGCCCTGTCCCTCTCGGTATGCTGGACACAATGTACCTGGAGCCCTTTGGCAGAGGCTGTCTAACCACCAACTTTCCTTTCCTGGTCTCTGCTAGAAACAGACTGTACCAGTAGGCATCGTTGGAGACCAGAGTGGAGTCTGCGATGGTGGAGTTCCTCTCACTGATCACACTGTTCCTGGAGGGAGGAGCTGCTTTGCTGGGCTTGGGTTTCTGACACTTGATCACGATGGTGACCAATATGGTGATGAGCAGCAGAAACGACACCGAGCCCAGACCAATGACCAAATACAGGTTGATGTCTGAGAAGATGTCATATTCCAGAGGCTCCTCAGTCATGTCAGAGTAGGTTTTAACAGCCGTCTCCATTGTGGTTAGTTTGATGGTGACTGTAGCAGAGAGAGCAGGCTCTCCATTGTCCTTGGCAACAACAACCAGTCTCTGGTGGCGTGGATCTCTGTAACTGAACATCCTCATAGTCCGGATCTCTCCATTGTATTGGTCCAGACTGAACAAGGTGGCGTCAGTCACCTGTAGAAACTGGTAGGTGATCCGAGAGTTGTGCACAGAGTCAGTGTCTAAGGCTATCACCTTGGCAACCAGGGATCCTTTATCAGTGGATCTGGGGATCTGTTCCTCCACCACAGAGCCGTGTGCACGCCACGGAGACACAATAACTGGAGCATTGTCGTTCTGGTCCACAATAATGATGTGAACAGTCACGTTActgctgagaggaggagagccagAGTCTCTGGCCTCGATGTGGAACAGAAACTCCTTCTCAATCTCATAATCAAAGGTTTTGAGTGCGTAAAGATTACCGTTCTCTGGATTGATGGAGAACAGCATGGACATGGATGTGTTGGCTATCTCCTTCTCTATTATGAAATAAACTAGATACTGGTTTTCATGGAGGTCGGGGTCAAAGGCAGTGAGTGAGCTCAGCAAGGCCCCAGGTGCGTTATTCTCCATGACACGTATAGTATAAAATGACTGGGGGAACTGTGGGACATTATCATTAACATCCAGCAGCTCTAAAGTCATAGTTTCATTGTCAGATAAAGGAGGAGAGCCTCTGTCTGTCACAGTGAAAGTGATGTCATATTCTGGCACTTTCTCACGGTCTAATGTCTGTGACACTGTTAATTCATAATAGTTATCAGAGGACTCCCTCAGTTTGAAAGGCATATTATCTGGAATATGAAGATCAACTATTCCATTATCACCTGAATCTTTATCACTGACACTAACTACAGCTATCACTGTGTCTAACTCGATGTTTTCAGTCACTGGACTCTGAAATGATTTAATTGATATTTCTGGGTGATTATCGTTCATATCTTCTACTAGAATCTTTATGGTGCATTGTCCTGTTAAACTGCTGGCTCCTTTATCAGCAGCTATAACTTCCATATCATAAATCCTGAAATCTTCATAGTTCAGCATTCCCTTAACTGTAATTTCACCAGTAGCAGGATTCAGATTAAATGTGTCCTGTGTTTTTTCTGACGTATATAAACTGTACGAATATGTTATATCAGAATTTAATCCTTCATCTAAATCTGTTGCATTAAGATCAATAACAAGACTTCCAATCGGAGAATTTTCCATTATTTTAACATTATAGATTGATTGATCAAATATAGGTGGATTGTCATTTGTGTCTAAAACATGAACAATAACACTGGCAGTGCCAGAACGAGCAGGTGTTCCTCCATCTACAGCTGTGAGTATCAAGTTATGAACAGCCTGCTTCTCACGATCTAATGTTTGTTTCAAGATCAAATCCGCAAATTTCGACCCATCTCTTCCGGTTTGAACTTCAATTGTAAATTGTTCACTTTCACTTAAATGGTACGTTTTCACTAAATTACTGCCCACATCGGGATCAACGGCATTGCTCAAAGAGAATCTTTCTCCTGTAGGCGTTGATTCAGATATGTCCAAGTGTATGGCGTCTCTTCGGAATTGTGGGGCGTTGTCGTTTATATCCAAAATTTCCAGTTCAATATTAAATATTCTCAAAGGATTTTCTAGTATTACTTCCATTTTTAGGTAACACACCGTCAGCGTTTGTGTACAAAGATATTCCCTGTCAATTTTCTCAACAACATACAGCTCACCAGTCTCTTTGTTCACATCCAGATATTTTTTGTTGGCGATAAGGTCAAGCCGCATCTTCCTCTTACCGAGTGATTTAACGTCTAGGCTGAGATCAGTAGCAAGGTTAGCAACAACTGACCCTTCCTTCATTTCTTCGGGTATGGAGTAATGAGTCACTGAGGCCCATACGCTATGAAAAGAACTAAAAATAACGGCGAGCAGAACATACCTCTTAAATGACCTCATTGTTCCGTGGGACCCGTTTTTCCCGTTATTTGAGGGTTCACTGCATTTCAAGAGATATACTGTACGTGTATAGCAGTTTTCAGTATTTCGCTTCCCTCCTTGGTTAAAAAATATGCAGCCGATTCACTCCCAGCTATATCCCAGAGCAAGACGCGTTTAACGGGGGTGTTTCGGCACCTGGAAACTGTCGCTTCTCTTACTATACGAAATAATGGCGACGACACACAGTCATGACGTTATGGTCTGAGCTGTTCCTGACCAAACAGCGCCACCTTTTGGATTTTATAGTGTTTTGAAATGCTTGGCATGAagataaattataaatatttcaATGTCTTTCTTGTATTGTCAGGTGTGACTGATTGACTCCATTTGCTTTTTAAGATAATGAAAAAGTTTGTTCATGACCTCACTTATTTTTGTTAATTATCCCccacaaataaaagaaacaatgaaTGAGAAACCATCAATGTCAataattgggggggggggggaagaagaaaaacatatctGTTTATTATATTCCTACCTGTAGAGTAGAAGCTGCTGAGTCACTAGTGTCTGTCAGTCCTGTCCCTCTCGGTATGCTGGACACAATGTACCTGGAGCCCTTTGGCAGAGGCTGTCTAACCACCAGCTTTCCTTTCCTGGTCTCTGCTAGAAACAGACTGTACCAGTAGGCATCGTTGGAGACCAGAGTGGAGTCTGCGATGGTGGAGTTCCTCTCACTGATCACACTGTTCCTGGAGGGAGGAGCTGCTTTGCTGGGCTTGGGTTTCTGACACTTGATCACGATGGTGACCAATATGGTGATGAGCAGCAGAAACGACACCGAGCCCAGACCGATGACCAAATACAGGTTGATGTCTGAGAAGATGTCATATTCCAGAGGCTCCTCAGTCATGTCAGAGTAGGCTTTAACAGCAGTCTCCATTGTGGTCAGTTTGATGGTGACTGTAGCAGAGAGAGCAGGATCTCCGTTGTCCTTGGCTACAACAACCAGTCTCTGGTGGCGTGGATCTCTGTAACTGAACATCCTCATAGTCCGGATCTCTCCATTGTATTGGTCCAGACTGAACAAGGTGGCGTCAGTCACCTGTAGAAACTGGTAGGTGATCCGAGAGTTGTGCACAGAGTCTGTATCTAAGGCTATCACCTTGGCAATCAGGGAGCCTTTATCAGTGGATCTGGGGATCTTTTCCTCCACCACAGAGCCGTGTGCACGCCACGGAGACACAATAACTGGAGAATTGTCGTTCTGGTCCACAATAATGATGTGGACAGTCACATTActgctgagaggaggagagccagAGTCTCTGGCCTCGATATGGAACAGAAACTCCTTCTCAATCTCATAATCAAAGGTTTTGAGTGCGTAAAGATTACCATTCTCTGGATTGATGGAGAACAGCATGGACATGGAGGTGTTGGCTATCTCCTTCTCTATTATGAAATAAACTAGATACTGGTTTTCATGGAGGTCAGGGTCAAAGGCAGTGAGTGAGCTGAGCAAGGCCCCAGGTGCGTTATTCTCCATGACACGTATAGTATAAAATGACTGGGGGAACTGTGGGACATTATCATTAACATCCAGCAGCTCTAAAGTCATAGTTTCATTGTCAGATAAAGGAGGAGAGCCTCTGTCTGTCACAGTGAAAGTGATGTCATATTCTGGCACCTTCTCACGGTCTAATGGCTCTGACACTGCTAATTCATAATAGTTATCAGAGGACTCCCTCAGTTTGAAAGGCATATTATCTGGAATATGAAGATCAACTATTCCATTATCACCTGAATCTTTATCACTGACACTAACTACAGCTATCACTGTGTCTAACTCGATGTTTTCAGTTACTGGACTCTGAAATGATTTAATTGATATTTCTGGGTGGTTATCATTCATGTCTTCTACTAGAATCTTTATGGTACATTGTCCTGTTAAACTGCTGGCTCCTTTATCAGCAGCTATAACTTCCATATCATAAATCCTGAAATCTTCATAGTTCAGTATTCCCTTAACTGTAACTTCACCAGTGGCAGGATTCAGATTAAATGTCTCCTGTGTTTTTTCTGACG is a genomic window containing:
- the LOC134636784 gene encoding protocadherin alpha-C2-like is translated as MRSFKRYVLLAVIFSSFHSVWASVTHYSIPEEMKEGSVVANLATDLSLDVKSLGKRKMRLDLIANKKYLDVNKETGELYVVEKIDREYLCTKTLTVCYLKMEVILENPLRIFNIELEILDINDNAPQFRRDAIHLDISESTPTGERFSLSNAVDPDVGSNSVKTYHLSESEQFTIEVQTGRDGSKFADLILKQTLDREKQAVHNLILTAVDGGTPARSGTASVIVRVLDTNDNAPAFDKDNLNVKVMENSPIGSLVVDLNATDLDEGLNSDITYSYSLYTSEKTQDTFNLNPATGEITVKGMLNYEDFRIYDMEVIAADKGASSLTGQCTIKILVEDMNDNHPEISIKSFQSPVTENIELDTVIAVVSVSDKDSGDNGIVDLHIPDNMPFKLRESSDNYYELVVSQTLDREKVPEYDITFTVTDRGSPPLSDNETMTLELLDVNDNVPQFPQSFYTIRVMENNAPGALLSSLTAFDPDLHENQYLVYFIIEREISNTSMSMLFSINPENGNLYALKTFDYEIEKEFLFHIEARDSGSPPLSSNVTVHIIIVDQNDNAPVIVSPWRAHGSVVEEKIPRSTDKGSLVAKVIALDNDSVHNSRITYQFLQVTDATLFSLDQYNGEIRTMRMFSYRDPRHQRLVVVAKDNGEPALSATVTIKLTTMETAVKAYSDMTEEPLEYDIFSDINLYLVIGLGSVSFLLLITILVTIVIKCQKPKPSKAAPPSRNSVISERNSTIADSTLVSNDAYWYSLFLAETRKGKLVVRQPLPKGSRYIVSSIPRGTGLTDTSDSAASTLQVGS
- the LOC134636789 gene encoding protocadherin alpha-C2-like, yielding MRSFKRYVLLAVIFSSFHSVWASVTHYSIPEEMKEGSVVANLATDLSLDVKSLGKRKMRLDLIANKKYLDVNKETGELYVVEKIDREYLCTQTLTVCYLKMEVILENPLRIFNIELEILDINDNAPQFRRDAIHLDISESTPTGERFSLSNAVDPDVGSNLVKTYHLSESEQFTIEVQTGRDGSKFADLILKQTLDREKQAVHNLILTAVDGGTPARSGTASVIVHVLDTNDNPPIFDQSIYNVKIMENSPIGSLVIDLNATDLDEGLNSDITYSYSLYTSEKTQDTFNLNPATGEITVKGMLNYEDFRIYDMEVIAADKGASSLTGQCTIKILVEDMNDNHPEISIKSFQSPVTENIELDTVIAVVSVSDKDSGDNGIVDLHIPDNMPFKLRESSDNYYELTVSQTLDREKVPEYDITFTVTDRGSPPLSDNETMTLELLDVNDNVPQFPQSFYTIRVMENNAPGALLSSLTAFDPDLHENQYLVYFIIEKEIANTSMSMLFSINPENGNLYALKTFDYEIEKEFLFHIEARDSGSPPLSSNVTVHIIIVDQNDNAPVIVSPWRAHGSVVEEQIPRSTDKGSLVAKVIALDTDSVHNSRITYQFLQVTDATLFSLDQYNGEIRTMRMFSYRDPRHQRLVVVAKDNGEPALSATVTIKLTTMETAVKTYSDMTEEPLEYDIFSDINLYLVIGLGSVSFLLLITILVTIVIKCQKPKPSKAAPPSRNSVISERNSTIADSTLVSNDAYWYSLFLAETRKGKLVVRQPLPKGSRYIVSSIPRGTGLTDTSDSAASTLQVRI